TCCCCATAACATTACCTCCCATATTTTATTTTTCTAAACTTATCAATAAGAATTTGTTTCTCCTCTTTGTCCTCATTCATCTTTTCAAGTTTCTTTAAGAAAAACTCTTCTCCCCAATCCTTTTTTTCCCAATAATATTGAATTCCTATTTGCCAATACTCTTGAGGAAATTCCATAAACGCTGCCATTACCTCTATGTCACTTTTGTATATTGGAAATGTCTCATCATATTCATACATTATGAAAAGTGCATTTTCAAGGTTCCATTTACCGTTTTTCATTCTCCTTATTAAAAGACTACTTAAATCATGTAAATGAGTGTCTAAGATGCAATAATCAAAATCAATTACACTCACGCCCCCACTTTTCTCAAGTAACACATTATGATGCGCGTAATCATGATGACAGAATCCCCTATGTTTAATTTCTTCCTTCATCTTACTTACGTATTCGCTTCTACACAGGTTATTTACTGCTTTATTACACCTTTCTAGCTCACCTTGCATAATTTTCAAATAGTTACTATCAAATTCTGTAAAACATTTTTTTCCACTTATCCTTTTCTTAAAATCCAATATTTCATTTCCGCGAGTTTTAAAAGTTTCTATCCACTTCAGCCATGCTATTCTCGGTTTCATATCAGGTGTGACTTTAAAATTCAGACTTTTTTTATGAAGCTCTGCAAGTTTCGATGTACATAATTTTATTTCTGCTAGATTATCGTAATCACATTCCCTTGCATCTACCCATAGTGTTAAATAAGCATATTTATTTTGGAGTGTTATATACTCCTTTTGATCATTAGTCTCAATAATTTCAGGTATACTTTGAAATCCATTATTCTGCAAATGTTTTATAGCGCCAATAATAAATAAAAAATGCCCAAGTTCATAATTAACTATTTTCAAACAATACATATTATCTCTAGTTTCTATCCTATAAACGTTTTTTATTTTTTCTATATTATTAATACTAAGAGAGTAATTATTCTTTACTATCTCCTTTACCTCTTGTATTTCCAAATCAATGCCTCCAAATTATTGTTCTATTGCAATATATGAACCTTTAGAATGATTTGTGCACAATTATATTTGCTCAAATGACACACTTTTTAAGTTAAAATAGTATATTAATATATATAATGTTTTTAATAAATTCTTTTAAACATAAGACTTTTTTAATAATTTTAAGGAGTGAATCCTATGAAGATTGCAATTGATGCTAGAGGCATCAATTTATATAATGGAACTGGTATTGGGACTTATACAGAAAATGTACTTAAGAATTTAATTAACATAGATTCTGTTAATAATTACCACATTTTTTGGTCAGGTAATAATTTTGAAAGTATAAAAAAAGACAACTGCAAAATAATAATGACATCAAAAAAACATCAAAGATTCTTTGAGGATTATTATTTCCCAGAAAATATTTCAAAAGAAAATATAGATAT
This window of the Clostridium estertheticum genome carries:
- a CDS encoding CotS family spore coat protein — encoded protein: MEIQEVKEIVKNNYSLSINNIEKIKNVYRIETRDNMYCLKIVNYELGHFLFIIGAIKHLQNNGFQSIPEIIETNDQKEYITLQNKYAYLTLWVDARECDYDNLAEIKLCTSKLAELHKKSLNFKVTPDMKPRIAWLKWIETFKTRGNEILDFKKRISGKKCFTEFDSNYLKIMQGELERCNKAVNNLCRSEYVSKMKEEIKHRGFCHHDYAHHNVLLEKSGGVSVIDFDYCILDTHLHDLSSLLIRRMKNGKWNLENALFIMYEYDETFPIYKSDIEVMAAFMEFPQEYWQIGIQYYWEKKDWGEEFFLKKLEKMNEDKEEKQILIDKFRKIKYGR